From the genome of Bordetella sp. H567, one region includes:
- a CDS encoding cold shock domain-containing protein codes for MDNRYEVGTVKCFFSLKGFGFITRERGKDVFFFYKDVVAEEDMLEGAKVKFTVDQNPNGKGPVARDVHRVG; via the coding sequence ATGGACAATCGATACGAAGTAGGGACTGTGAAGTGTTTTTTCTCCTTGAAGGGGTTTGGCTTTATAACAAGGGAGCGAGGCAAAGACGTATTTTTTTTCTATAAGGATGTAGTGGCGGAGGAGGATATGCTTGAGGGCGCGAAGGTGAAGTTCACAGTAGACCAAAATCCGAACGGAAAGGGCCCAGTAGCGCGCGACGTTCATAGGGTTGGCTAG